GATGGAACTGAAGAGGACCGGGGTCGAGAAGAACTCCACATAGTTGGCCAGGCCGATGAAGTTACCGTCGCTGTCTTCCAGCGATTTGGACATCATGGAGTAAAGCGGCAGCACGACGGCAACGACGAGGAACAGGCCGATCAGCACCATGCAGGTCCGCATGATCCAATCGTCCCGGCTTAGCTTCGGTTTGACGATATCCGCCTTGTTGATGGTGATATCCGACATCGATCAACCCTCCGCCGGGAAAAGCCGAATGTGGCTCGCCGGTACGCGCAGGTTCATTTCGCGGCCATTTTCCAACGATACACGGCGCGAAAGGTTGATGGAGAAATCAGCCTGGATTGTGCGTTGACCGATGTCGCCGCCGCTCAGGTCCGCACGGAAGAAGGAGCCGAGGAATTCCATGTCCTTCAGATTGACGTTGATTGCGTTTTCCGTGTTGCCGTCTTCGATGGCAATGAGGTCTTCCGGCCGGATTGCGACCTGGACGGAATCACCCACTTTGTAGCCGTTGGTCTCGCAGGAAAGCTTGTGTTGGCCTACCTGGACCGCGTTGCCGTCGACGATAACCCCGTCGATGAAATTCATCTGACCGATGAAATCGGCAACGAAGGCTGTCTGCGGTGTGCGGTAGATTTCCATCGGTGTGCCGACCTGTTCGATCACCCCGTGGTTCATGACGACGATACGGTCGGCCATGGTCAGGGCTTCTTCCTGGTCATGGGTCACCATGATGGTGGTGATGCCCAGTTTGCTCTGCAGTTCCTTGATCTCGTGGCGTAGATGAACGCGGACCCGTGCGTCC
The Aestuariispira ectoiniformans genome window above contains:
- a CDS encoding putative 2-aminoethylphosphonate ABC transporter ATP-binding protein — encoded protein: MSSQDSYLQIQNVVKQFGDFTALKDVSMTVEEGEFVCFLGPSGCGKTTLLRAIAGLDIQTAGKIFQGGKDISALPPSKRDFGIVFQSYALFPNMTVAKNVAYGLENRKMKKADIDNRVQELLATVGLPDQGNKYPAQLSGGQQQRVALARAIATNPGLLLLDEPLSALDARVRVHLRHEIKELQSKLGITTIMVTHDQEEALTMADRIVVMNHGVIEQVGTPMEIYRTPQTAFVADFIGQMNFIDGVIVDGNAVQVGQHKLSCETNGYKVGDSVQVAIRPEDLIAIEDGNTENAINVNLKDMEFLGSFFRADLSGGDIGQRTIQADFSINLSRRVSLENGREMNLRVPASHIRLFPAEG